The sequence ACCCTCGCCGCATGCGGCCGCCTGGGCGATGGCCGGAACGACTACTCCGCCAAGTACCGACGCCACGGGGTGAACGTCCAGGTCGTGACCGACCCGGTCGGCCGGGTTCTGCGGTTTTCACCCGCCCTGCCGGGCCGGAACCACGACCTGACCGCGGCCCGCACCCACCGGATCATCCGGATCTGCGAACGCCAGGGCGTCCCGATCCTCGCCGACCGCGCCTACCTTGGAGCCGGCCCCTGGGTGACGACACCGGCCGGACGCCCACCCGGTCGTGACCTGTCAACGACCCAGCACACAGTCAACCGCGCGCTGTCGGCAACACGGGCACCAGTCGAACGAGGCGTGGCCCGCCTGAAGTCCTGGCGGATCTTCCACCACGCGCGCTTCAGCCCACATCGAATGTCGTCGATCGCGGCTGCGGTCCTCACCCTGGAGCGGCAACGCTGAAAAAGCTCACTGTTCTGACGTCGCGGAGCACCTCGCTCGCTCCGCGACGTTCCCACGTGGTCCCGGAAGGGCTAGCGCCCCGAGGCGATCACCGGGTAGTGGTCGGAGAGGTTGGTGTACGTGTAGCCCGTGCCCCAGCTGGAGACCGTCCAGGGTGCGCTCTCCTCCTTGACCACATCGTTCGTCCACCCGGACGGTTTCGCGTGGCCCGCGCGGTGCAGGACGTGGTCGAGGTCCTCGCGGGGGTCGTCGGGGTAGCGCTCGGCGGCGATCGAGTTGTCCCGGGTGTCGAAGGAGTACGGGTGGCCGGTCCGCGCGTCGGCGGCGGTCAGGTCCGCGTCGGTGAGCAGGGACGCGAATTCGGCGGAGTGGAAGTCGACGTTGAAGTCACCCGCCACGATGACCTGTTCGGAGGCGGGGATCTTCTTGGCGTCGAGGAAGGCGTCGATCGCCTTGAACTGACGGCTGCGCATCTGGGCCGCCTCGCCCGCCGAACATCCGGGGTCCGTCGACTGGGTGTGGGTGCCGACGATGTGTACCGGGGTGCCGTTCACGTTCAACTGGGCATAGGCGAAACCCTTGTTGGACCACCAGTCGCCGCCGCAGGCGTCCTTGAAGACGTACTGTTCCTTGCGGACGATCGGCCACTTGCTCAGCACGGACACCCCGCCGTCCTCAGGAGTCGTGGCCGAGTAGGAGCCGCCGGTGGCGTCCCATCCGCTCTTGCTCCGGCCCACTACCGGGGTCTGGTGCGGGTACTGGGCGGACGCGTTGCGCAGCAGTGCGTCGGAGGCCGAGTTGTCGAACGCCTCCTGGAGCACGACCACGTCGTTGCCCCGGAAGAACGACGTCTTGGGTATCTCCGACGCCCGGTGGTCCTGGCCCCAGTTGGGGTAGAGATTCTTGCTGAAGATGAACGCGTTGTACGTCAGTACCCGTAGCGACGGCGTTTCGGCTGCCGTCGCCTGCGGGGTGCTGACGGCCAGCGTGACGGCGGTGAGCGCGGCGGAAAGCGTCACGCCGGAAAGGCGGCGGAGTGCGGTGTGGGGCACGGGGTCTCCTGCTTCTGCTGAGAGGGGTGGACCGTGCCACCCATCAAAGCAGCGGCAGTTACCCGCCGGTAGACATGGGATGCCCGCAATCTTTACGGTCGGCTGCCATCCGGATTCAGCGCAGCGCGGCGTACACGATGAGGTTGTCCACGGGATGTCCGTCCGCGTCGAAGGCACCGTCACAGGTGATGAGCCGCAACGTGCTGCCGTCGGTGGATCCGTAGACCTTGTCGGTGGGGAACGCCTTCTTGTCGACGGTCTCCGTGCCGGTGACCGTGAAGTGGACGGTCTTTCCGGCCTTGTCGCGCACCGAGATGTCGGCGCCCTCGCGGATCTTCTTCAGGTCGTGGAAGACGGCCCTGCCGAACCGGGTGTCGTTGTGGCCTATGAGCACCGCGGCACCGGGCTGCCCCGGTACGGCTCCGCC is a genomic window of Streptomyces sp. NBC_01237 containing:
- a CDS encoding transposase family protein, producing the protein MVPQPAATALPHALVEWVTMPIVTREGDRRCTLPPHQRALVALAYLRKHDTLTQTAVGFGISVGTTHTCTSTVVDLLAVRAPGLLEVPREADPDFVLPDGTLAACGRLGDGRNDYSAKYRRHGVNVQVVTDPVGRVLRFSPALPGRNHDLTAARTHRIIRICERQGVPILADRAYLGAGPWVTTPAGRPPGRDLSTTQHTVNRALSATRAPVERGVARLKSWRIFHHARFSPHRMSSIAAAVLTLERQR
- the sph gene encoding sphingomyelin phosphodiesterase, which produces MPHTALRRLSGVTLSAALTAVTLAVSTPQATAAETPSLRVLTYNAFIFSKNLYPNWGQDHRASEIPKTSFFRGNDVVVLQEAFDNSASDALLRNASAQYPHQTPVVGRSKSGWDATGGSYSATTPEDGGVSVLSKWPIVRKEQYVFKDACGGDWWSNKGFAYAQLNVNGTPVHIVGTHTQSTDPGCSAGEAAQMRSRQFKAIDAFLDAKKIPASEQVIVAGDFNVDFHSAEFASLLTDADLTAADARTGHPYSFDTRDNSIAAERYPDDPREDLDHVLHRAGHAKPSGWTNDVVKEESAPWTVSSWGTGYTYTNLSDHYPVIASGR